GGGCGTTCTGCTCGTATGGCTCGCTTGGCTCGAGCGCGTAGCCGCGCCGCACGGCGCCCACCGGGTCGCCGGCCTGGTCGAATAGCACCTCGGCGATGCCCACGCGCGAGTAGTTCCCGGCGGCCACCACGCGCGGAAACAGGTAGAGCCGGCCATCGGGCGCGCGCGCCGCCGCCGGGTTGAGCACACCGAGCGCCTCGGCCGGGTCGCTCGGGTCGCCGCGCATCACCACACCCAGGCGGCGCATCTGAAATGGCTGCATTGTGGCTCCTTCGGTCGCGATCGGCCGAACCGTCTTTCGTTGCAGGTTGGCCGGTTGCAGGTTGCAGGTTATCACGTTGCAGGTTGGGAAGGTTGACAGGTTGCAGGTTCAGGTTATCACGTTGCAGGTTGGGAGGGTTGACAGGTTGCAGGTTGCAGGTTGCAGGTTATCACGTTGCAGGTTGGGAAGGTTGACAGGTTGCAGGTTGCAGGTTGGGAAGGTTTACAGGTTGGGAGGTTGCACTGCCTGCTGCCGCCTGCCGCCTGAACGAACCTGCCCCTTCCCCGCGTGCGAGGAAGGGGCAGACTGATCGGCCGGGCAGCACGCCCTGCAAGCTACTCGTAGCGCAGCGCCTCGATCGGCAGCAGCAGCGCGGCGCGGCGGGCCGGGTAGAAGCCGAAGCCGATGCCGATGCCCGAGGCGAACAGCAGCGCCAGCAGCACCGCCATCCACGAGATCGGCGCGGCGAACCCGGCCAGCGCACCAGTCAGCAGCACCAGGCCGATCGCCAGGCTCACGCCGATCACGCCACCTACCAGGCTGATCGCCATCGCCTCGAGCACAAACTGGCCCAGCACATCGCCATCGGTGGCGCCGAGCGCCTTGCGCACGCCGATCTCGCGGGTGCGCTCGGTCACAGCCACCAGCATAATGTTCATGATCCCGATCCCGCCAACCACCAGGCTAATGCCGGCCACCAGCGCGATGAAGCCAGTGATCGCGCCGTTGATGCCCCGCAGCACATTCAGCGCCTGGGTCGGCAGGTTCAGCCGGAAGTCGTCGATCGAGTCGGCCGGCACGCCCCGCGCGCTGCGCAGCGAGGCGGTGATCAGCGTCTCGGCTCGGTCGACATCCTTCTCGCTATTCAACCCCAGCAGGATGCTGGTCATCTGCAGGCCACGGCCGGGCAGATCGAGCTCGCCTACCAGGCGCAGGCGCACCGTACTCACAGGGGCAAACACGCGCTGGTCGGTCGAGAACGGCCCGCCATTCTCTTTGATCACGCCGATGATCTCGATCGACTGGCCGTTGATCTCGATCGTCTTGCCGAGGGCGGCGCGCTGCGCGGCCGGGCCTTCGCCAAATAGATCCTTGGCCACCTGGTAGCCCAGCACGCCCACGCGCGCGCGATCCCGCTCGTCGGCTTCGGTCAGGAAGCGGCCATACACCACCGGCGTGGTCTGCACATCTTTGTAGCCGGCGCTGGTGCCCACCAGCGTGGCCTGCACGGCGACCGTGCCGGCGCGCACTTCTTTTTGAATGGCGATCTCGGGCACGATCGTGCGGAAGATCGCCGGGTGCTGAGCCACCAGGCCCTCGAGCGTGCGATAGTCTTCCACCGACAGCAGGCCGTAGCCGGGGATGTCGCGCGCGCCCTTGGCCTTCGGGTCGCCGGGCAGCACGGCCACGCGCCGGGTGCCTAAGTCGATGAATTGCTCGAACACCTGACCCTGCACGGCATTGCCAAGCGATAGCACTGCCACCAGTGTGGCCGCGCCAATGATAATGCCGAGCATGGTCAGCAGCGAGCG
The sequence above is drawn from the Candidatus Kouleothrix ribensis genome and encodes:
- a CDS encoding ABC transporter permease, producing MLKEQLLMALDSLRANKFRSLLTMLGIIIGAATLVAVLSLGNAVQGQVFEQFIDLGTRRVAVLPGDPKAKGARDIPGYGLLSVEDYRTLEGLVAQHPAIFRTIVPEIAIQKEVRAGTVAVQATLVGTSAGYKDVQTTPVVYGRFLTEADERDRARVGVLGYQVAKDLFGEGPAAQRAALGKTIEINGQSIEIIGVIKENGGPFSTDQRVFAPVSTVRLRLVGELDLPGRGLQMTSILLGLNSEKDVDRAETLITASLRSARGVPADSIDDFRLNLPTQALNVLRGINGAITGFIALVAGISLVVGGIGIMNIMLVAVTERTREIGVRKALGATDGDVLGQFVLEAMAISLVGGVIGVSLAIGLVLLTGALAGFAAPISWMAVLLALLFASGIGIGFGFYPARRAALLLPIEALRYE